Genomic segment of Salvia hispanica cultivar TCC Black 2014 chromosome 2, UniMelb_Shisp_WGS_1.0, whole genome shotgun sequence:
TCGGCTTTTCTCTTCATCGAATCCGTCCTCTTGCCGTACGCCGCCAGGGGGGCTGATGGCTGCCTGGAATGCCATGGTCGCTATCAGGATGGCCGCGACCATCGTCATCTCGGTGTACCTCGGCAAGTTTTGGAATATGGACtgattagaatattttttgaggattgttttcatttttgtgtaTGTACCTTGGTCTCGAACGCTTTCGTTCAAGATATCCAGTGCTGTTTTGCCAGCGGAATTCTTTGTCAGCTTCTctagtttgttattttccttcAAGTATTCTACAATCTGAATTAGTTTCATAGGGTGATTTCATTAGTTACACAAATTGCCgataaaatcatgaaatttgaaCTTCGGGTTCGTCCCACAACTTAAGGtatcaattatatttattactataaatcaacacaaatagaatttgttttaaggtataatatagtataatattaaaagagaattcaattttttgtttttttttttttaattcgaaccgaaccgaaagaCTGAAATTAGCTAAAAGTTTAAACAAATGCGAACCgaaccaaattttaaatttcgatTTGGTTTGCTTCGGATATTCATTTTGCACACCTCTATTTAAGCCCACAGGACAGCTACGAAAAAGACTAAATTTCACGGTTCTTGACTGATTTTAAAATAGTGGGACTGGTCCAAATTTTGATTCACATCAgatacgatacgatacgataccACTCAAATCAAAGCCTACGTAGgacaaatatttcaattttcatgtgttttttctacaaattttaaaaatagcggGGCGTGCCaaaatttgaacaaattttatgaattttactTGTGACGATATGCTCTATGGTGCTCtcacaattcaaaataaatgaagtacCTCAAGTTGATTAGCCCTCACAGCAAAATGCAACAAAGTCTCTCCATCATCATCCTGTGCATTCACTAGGTCTCCCAACTTATCCACCAAAATTGTGAATGTCCCAAGCTGACGATGTTTCACGCACAAGTGCAACACAGTCTGTCCGCGATGCAGCCTCGCTGTGGCCGGAATGGTGTCCAGCTGAAGCATCTCCTCCAGCACCGCCTCATTCCCCTTCATGGCCGCAACATGAAGAGGGTTCATATCGTGGCCGTCTTGCCACCAGCACATCTCCGGGGCTATCGCTAGCAATCTCTTTGCGATCACCACGTTTCCTCTTGCGGCTGCAAGGTGGAGAGACGACGTGTTCTTGGAGTCGAGCTCGAGAGCGAGCTCCGGGTTGATCTTCAGCACCTCTTCCACGATGCTGTCTTTTCCATGCTTTATTGCAATGTGCAACACATTTTTGAGACATGGGAATGAGACTACATCCAGAAGATGTTGATTTGCTTGGAGTAGCTGTTGAAGTGTTGCTAAATCTCCAATTGTTGCAGCATCATACAGTTTCTTCtctgccatttttttttttcaattcactcttctttttttttacatacaATTTAGCTAGTGATGTGTGAATGCATcttacacacatatatatagtgtaCAAGCTCTCTCTCAAGAATGAAGTAGGAAATGTTTAAAGTAAGACCATTCAACTCTAGCTAGCAATCTGTCAAGAAATGATCAAGTCTGGCTAGCTACTCAAAAGGTTGACAGTTGACTTTAGAAGCTAGAAGACTTTAGGGCGTGTTCGGTACTCCCTTTTCGATTTTGCGTGTAATAAAACACGGTAGAATTAAATATGGATGGTCCCACATAAGTAGATTGAAAATAGGCTGTTCAGTGTTCGAGTTTCATCCCAGATTTGGGAATCCCCATTTGCACCCTTTTTACAATTCCACAGGCGGAGCACAGGCGCTGCTGCAACGTCTCCGCGACGGCCAGCAGTGCTCCGTCGTCTCCGGCTGCTCGCACTGCTGTCTCCATAGTCGTTGTCCTTATACAGGCCACACAGTTGAGAGCAGAAACGGGAATGCGTGAGCTGAATTAAatgatttagatttttaaaatgacattatTCGCCATAACTTATTCTTATATGTTAAATCATTCAACAACTCATTTATCAAACAACATTCTTGTcgaatgtaattttttttttaattctataatagtactccctccgtctcaagataagtgacctacttcttttggaaacgggatttaaggaatgatatttaaataagttaaagtggagagagtaaagtacgagagaggaaaaagtagaggagagaagagagaataaagtatgtggagaataaaataagagagatagctttttgctaaaaatggaaataggtcacttatagtgggactccaaaaaggaatacaagtcacttatcttgggacggagagagtagaatttaatcatatttgaatttatgttTACCATTGTAGGGGCATGTTAGGATGCCATCACCCCTtcaaataacatcataccactaTTCCTAGTCattcatttgtacacgtggatgaataataagctgccacgtggcaaaaaaaatccaaaaaagaCGGCCAGCAATATGCTGTACattaaacaacaatttttcttgtccaacaatatccaacacgctatacaataatctatagattgttgtgcagtgtttgtaatattgttgtataagtggtgtcacggtgtcactttaagaggggttgtcattttaatacaaaCCTACCATTGTATCTTTAATtgttatagtactatatattataaatataggacTAGGCCGAAACCCAAACTTTTATAATTAGGgcatgtttgataagttagtaataccaatatagaaaattatatatggacatttctaattgtttgatatcatagttaaaCTTAATTCAAAGCCCAATAATAGACAAGGGCCCTATccaatcttaccaaaattataactttaactATGTTTATGTAAcccaccaatttgtcaagttaagccatgttatatactatagtactatacaaatttagataatttcttttcaatcaaacaacaacgaaaaaaaatcatatctttgcatatcttgacatgaagcccatatttcttatcttgttttacataACTTCTCatatcccattttttttatcaaacgagtCCTTAGAGTTAAAAAATTCGACCCTATCAAATTCCAACTTGATTAACATGCTCCAAGGCCTAATATAATATCACAATACTATTTAAGGAAATCTTACCtcacaaatattagtattatcgAACGAA
This window contains:
- the LOC125205090 gene encoding ankyrin repeat-containing protein At5g02620-like, with protein sequence MAEKKLYDAATIGDLATLQQLLQANQHLLDVVSFPCLKNVLHIAIKHGKDSIVEEVLKINPELALELDSKNTSSLHLAAARGNVVIAKRLLAIAPEMCWWQDGHDMNPLHVAAMKGNEAVLEEMLQLDTIPATARLHRGQTVLHLCVKHRQLGTFTILVDKLGDLVNAQDDDGETLLHFAVRANQLEIVEYLKENNKLEKLTKNSAGKTALDILNESVRDQGTYTKMKTILKKYSNQSIFQNLPRYTEMTMVAAILIATMAFQAAISPPGGVRQEDGFDEEKSRYFKAGSAVMAVKHPKTYKQFVNANIVSFVSSTIAILLLSTAGSSDQWIFVSISTSFVWLSMASIAATYGASLVMTNPNMVSFQYGNVILIIAFIFGPAIHVIYIFGSTEIRKRVKRLVKKVSPNCVAV